A region of Gracilinanus agilis isolate LMUSP501 chromosome 3, AgileGrace, whole genome shotgun sequence DNA encodes the following proteins:
- the LOC123241196 gene encoding hypoxanthine-guanine phosphoribosyltransferase-like: MANISPSIWIGDDEAGYDLDCFCIPKHYAQDLEKVLIPHGLIMDRTERLAQDVLKEMGGSPIVALCVLKGAYKFFADLLDSMETLNRNRDQSNPVTVDFIRLSSYCNDQSTGTVTVMGGADLSSLTGKNVLIVEDIIDTGKTMQTLLSLVEQHQPKVVRVASLLVKRSPQSGGYRPDFVGFEIPDRYVVGYAFDYNDYFRDLNHICTLSETARDKHALCREALKHPGETQP, translated from the coding sequence ATGGCAAACATCAGCCCCAGCATCTGGATTGGAGATGATGAAGCAGGCTATGACTTGGACTGTTTTTGCATCCCGAAGCATTATGCTCAAGATCTGGAAAAAGTCTTGATCCCTCATGGGCTCATCATGGACAGGACTGAACGCCTGGCACAAGACGTGCTGAAGGAGATGGGAGGCAGCCCCATTGTGGCCCTCTGTGTCCTCAAGGGGGCCTATAAGTTCTTTGCTGATTTGCTGGATTCTATGGAGACCCTGAACAGGAACAGAGACCAGTCCAACCCCGTGACTGTGGATTTCATCAGACTGAGCAGCTACTGTAATGACCAGTCCACAGGGACAGTCACAGTGATGGGGGGAGCTGATCTCTCCAGCCTAACTGGCAAGAATGTCTTGATTGTGGAAGATATCATTGACACGGGGAAAACCATGCAGACTTTGCTTTCCCTGGTGGAGCAGCATCAGCCAAAGGTGGTGAGAGTAGCCAGCCTGCTGGTGAAAAGGAGCCCTCAAAGTGGGGGATACAGACCAGACTTTGTGGGCTTTGAAATTCCAGACAGATACGTGGTGGGATATGCCTTTGACTACAATGACTACTTCAGGGACTTAAACCATATCTGTACCCTGAGTGAGACTGCCAGAGACAAGCATGCCTTGTGTAGAGAAGCTCTGAAACACCCTGGGGAGACCCAACCATGA